From the Lathyrus oleraceus cultivar Zhongwan6 chromosome 3, CAAS_Psat_ZW6_1.0, whole genome shotgun sequence genome, the window AATAATTCAAACACTTTTCCCTTTTAAGAATTTGTTTACGCTTCCTCATATCATTGCAAGCAACCTTTTTCTGATCAGGTGATTTAACCAAAAGAAACTTGTAACCTAATTTTCCAATTATTTGCCAAAACCTAACAACCTTGTAAAGAccaaaataacaatatttttCACCACCATTAACACTACCACTGGCATTCTTGGAATTTAACTTAATTATAACTCTAACAGGATTTTCAGCATATAAACTATACATCAATGCAAGATTTTCTCGAGGTTGATTTTGATTATTAATAACATTACCTTGTTCTCCTGTAGAAATCACCAGTTCTGCATCATCCAATTTATCATCATATAATCGACATGAAACAACGCTAGTTGCAATAAACATCCCATTGTATCTCACATGATCAATTCCATTGAAGATCTTACGATGGAGACCAACAACGTTGAGTACTTCAAAATACTGAAACTCATCGCCAACTTCTATTCCAGGGACATCTCCTATAATCTTTTTCCCGTCATGAACAAACATGCCTCTGCGCTTCAAAAATTTTGACGCTTCTATAGGAATTGAATAACCAACAAGATTAGATTCCCTGACATAGGTTTGGAAAAGCTTCAATGCACATTCTACTTTGTTCTTTGCCCTTCTATGAGATATCAGCGAAGACTGGTTTTCGAAGGTTGTGGTTTGTTTCTCTTTGTCAATTATGTAACTTGAAGATGCATCATCAGAATGACGTCGTAAATGTTTTAGCTTAGCTCCATCTTTCTTATTGGAGATTTTGAATAGTGGTGAGTTAGTATTCTTAGGTTCCGTGGTTCTTTGAACCTTTGGGGATGTTTTCTTAGTGTTAAAGCTTCTAGAAGATATTATCGTGTTGGAGACATTAAATGGTTTAGAAGAGGACGCTTTACAATTTTGGTTTACTTGAAATGGTTTAAGTTGTGAGCCCGTTTTAGAAGAGGAAGGTCCATGTGGTTTAACTTGTAGGCCCGTTTTAGAAACAGAGGGTCCACAATTATAGGTTACTTGAAATGGTTGATGTTGTGGGCTTGTTCCGAAAGAAGAGAGCTCATCATTTTGGGTGATTCGACGCTTTGAACTTAATTGATATTGTGAGTCTCTCTCTCTTTTAGGAAACATCGGATGTGATGGGTCCATAACTGTTTAGAAAGAGAGTTGAGAAAAAAACAAGTAAAAGATAGTGTATTATAAGTGAAATAGaaatcaataaaaaaattaaaatatagaTGCAATCACATATATTAGTCACATAAATGAAAAGTTTGTTAAAATAAACATGTCATATACTTATTGGTTACAACAAAATAAGATTAAAAAACCAATACGAAACAAAAATAAGATCAATAACTAACTCTCAACCATTAGGAGTTAGAATAGGCTTGATCGACCAACACAACTCTATGACTTGGTCTATTTAAATTTGGTCTGATTTGTTTATTAAAAAGACTAGATTTAGACTAAATATGTCAGACATAGTCTATCCAAAAACCTGTGAAGCAAACATATTTTGTGATAATGATTTATTAGTTTTTCTTAAATTGGTAGAAATTAGTAGTAGGCAAATGAAATATTGTTAAAACTTGTAGGACTtaatttgagagaaaattttaAATAGGCTTTAAGGTCACATCAAATTTTTAAAAAGGTTATACCAGTCCACAGAATTCTTATGGTAGGCTATGTGCCATGCTCAGCCCTGAAAATTTATTGTTGGTCAATCTCAGGTCTTTCAAGCATATTTTTGTTACACATAGTCGTTATGTCACATCACGTAGTGACCACATTGATGATCGTTAGATCTTGATCAGATGTTAAAACCATcaaacatatttttatttatttttaaaactaaaattttGGCCTTGAAACCTTCATCATTCAATCTCTATCAAATAGTCGCTTATGTGCTATTTGTGTAAATACATGTTTTTTTAATCTAACGAACCATAATCAATTTTGATTTGACTCCATTTTCTCTCCATTGATGTCACTCAAGTAATCAGGACTCAAGAATGACCCCATAAATTTTAAACAATGAAGGAAACATATATATGAACTTGCAACAATAAACATATacaaaaattaaaaatcattATCATAATTGAGAACTCGAAAGCCATTACTCAAAAAAATCACTATCAAACCCTAAGAATGGAGTTTGCGCCATTAACAAAACCTCAAGCTCAACGAGGAAATAAATACTAATAAATTATAAGATTGAAAATAATAAATTATAATAAGTAGATTTACCTATTAGAGATCAACGGTGAAGGAAGAAAGAGCAGAAAATGAGGGTCAAGTGGTTCAACGAAGACGTTGAATATTGGTTCAGCGATGAACAACGAGGACGACTATGTGGAGGTAGAAAACCCCTCGTTGAACTTTCGAAGATTGAAAAGTGTTGATATTTTTTCACATGTCACACGCGAATGAAGAGGCTGGCAGCATGTTTGTGTGATGATTGGTCAACTTCATCTAAGTAGTCAAAATATGATGAGGGTTATCGCTTGCATAATTCTTAACAAGGGTTTGTTCTTGCACATTTCTAAAATTTTATTTCAATAAACAACTTAATTAACAGTTCATTGTTCATTGTATAAGAACTTATcttatattttttttcaaaatcacTTTAACGTTACTTTGacatattttctttttttcttggAAATTGATATATTACCATAATATTGTCATTCAacatgtattttttttaaaacttaatTGTACTTTTGAACCCCTTGTAATTATCAATCTCTAAACCCCCCACCTTAAATTAGTGAAATCAAACAATTTTAATTCTCATCAAGTGTGCAACTAGGCGTGACGATCTTGGGTTTTACCTCCCCTGGGTCTTACCTGCCCTGTATATACatattaataaaattaaaaaaaatacattattttataattaatattataaaaataataattatattatattctctagaaaattaaaaaaaaaacttat encodes:
- the LOC127129346 gene encoding histone-lysine N-methyltransferase, H3 lysine-9 specific SUVH5, whose translation is MDPSHPMFPKRERDSQYQLSSKRRITQNDELSSFGTSPQHQPFQVTYNCGPSVSKTGLQVKPHGPSSSKTGSQLKPFQVNQNCKASSSKPFNVSNTIISSRSFNTKKTSPKVQRTTEPKNTNSPLFKISNKKDGAKLKHLRRHSDDASSSYIIDKEKQTTTFENQSSLISHRRAKNKVECALKLFQTYVRESNLVGYSIPIEASKFLKRRGMFVHDGKKIIGDVPGIEVGDEFQYFEVLNVVGLHRKIFNGIDHVRYNGMFIATSVVSCRLYDDKLDDAELVISTGEQGNVINNQNQPRENLALMYSLYAENPVRVIIKLNSKNASGSVNGGEKYCYFGLYKVVRFWQIIGKLGYKFLLVKSPDQKKVACNDMRKRKQILKREKCLNYFEDISHGKEDFHIPMINCVDSEGVPNFRYVTQMVNLERYKPKKYSPLKGNVGCECVGNCSDSDQCSCAMKNRGKFLFNRNGIVEETKKDMIYECGHFCKCSSNCRNRVSQNGIKFPLEIFKTKTKGWGVRSKKKIPSGSFICEYLGEIIEDEQAVKMIDNDEYLFNIGSTNHKDGVFTIDASKYGNMARFINHSCSPNLFCLNVLFDHDDVRIPHIMLFAAEDIPQKTELTYNYNYKIDQVVDNGVVKKKYCYCGASNCIGRLY